One part of the Marinobacterium rhizophilum genome encodes these proteins:
- the nagZ gene encoding beta-N-acetylhexosaminidase has protein sequence MTAAVLMLDLAGTEIGVDEAALLAEDAVGGLILFSRNFENPAQLRRLVGAVRALAPDILIAVDHEGGRVQRFREGFTVLPAMGVLAQRYAQAPQAALSEAAELGWLMAAELLDVGIDISFAPVLDLDYGRSRVIGDRAFGGDADTVSALAAAFVRGMGEAGMAATGKHFPGHGWAEADSHLEIPVDERDLACIEQQDMQPFVRLINAGLAAVMPAHVIYSAVDPSPAGFSPYWLQQVLRGQLGFEGVIFSDDLSMEGAGFAGGYAARAERALAAGCDMLLVCNHPEGAREVLDYLKQQPAAPRRNAAALRAAGPVLDTQRQARARALAAQLRSL, from the coding sequence ATGACGGCAGCGGTACTGATGCTGGATCTGGCGGGCACCGAAATCGGTGTCGATGAGGCGGCCCTGCTGGCGGAGGATGCGGTCGGCGGGCTCATACTGTTCAGCCGCAACTTCGAAAACCCGGCGCAGTTGCGCCGGCTTGTCGGGGCGGTGCGTGCGCTTGCACCGGATATTCTGATCGCGGTCGATCACGAAGGGGGGCGGGTGCAGCGTTTTCGTGAGGGTTTCACGGTATTGCCCGCCATGGGTGTGCTGGCGCAGCGCTATGCCCAGGCGCCGCAGGCGGCACTGAGCGAGGCGGCAGAACTCGGCTGGCTGATGGCAGCCGAGTTGCTGGATGTCGGAATCGACATCAGCTTCGCGCCGGTGCTTGACCTGGATTATGGCCGTAGCCGGGTGATCGGTGATCGCGCCTTTGGTGGCGATGCCGACACCGTATCGGCTCTGGCGGCCGCCTTTGTGCGCGGCATGGGCGAGGCCGGCATGGCGGCAACGGGCAAGCATTTTCCGGGGCATGGCTGGGCCGAGGCGGATTCGCACCTGGAGATTCCCGTCGATGAACGGGATCTGGCCTGCATAGAGCAGCAGGACATGCAGCCCTTTGTGCGCCTGATCAACGCAGGGCTCGCGGCGGTGATGCCGGCCCATGTGATTTACAGTGCGGTGGACCCGTCTCCCGCCGGCTTTTCGCCTTACTGGCTGCAGCAGGTCCTGCGTGGCCAGCTTGGCTTCGAGGGCGTCATTTTCAGTGACGATCTGAGCATGGAAGGGGCGGGCTTTGCCGGCGGCTATGCGGCCCGGGCCGAGCGGGCACTGGCGGCAGGTTGCGATATGCTGCTGGTGTGCAACCACCCCGAAGGGGCGCGGGAGGTGCTCGATTACCTGAAACAGCAGCCCGCAGCGCCGCGTCGAAACGCCGCGGCGCTGCGGGCAGCGGGGCCGGTGCTGGATACGCAGCGCCAGGCTCGGGCCCGGGCGCTGGCGGCGCAGCTGCGCAGTCTTTAA